A single window of Myxocyprinus asiaticus isolate MX2 ecotype Aquarium Trade chromosome 48, UBuf_Myxa_2, whole genome shotgun sequence DNA harbors:
- the LOC127437503 gene encoding tryptophan 5-hydroxylase 1 isoform X1: MYSTKSEGPRRGRSFDSMNLGLTLEEKQLNNEMSKSAFPKIEENKDNKTVSTEKGRAALVFSLKNEVGGLVKALKLFQENHVNLVHIESRKSKRRNSEFEIFVDCDSNREQLHEIIQLLRKHVNVLEMDAPDNRLPEESEMENVPWFPKKISDLDKCANRVLMYGSDLDADHPGFKDNVYRKRRKYFADLAMSYKHGDPIPRIEFTEEEVKTWGVVFRELNKLYPTHACREYLKNLPLLTKHCDFREDNIPQLEDVSRFLKERTGFTIRPVAGYLSPRDFLAGLAFRVFHCTQYVRHSSDPLYTPEPDTCHELLGHVPLLAEPSFAQFSQEIGLASLGASDDSIQKLATCYFFTVEFGLCKQEGKLRAYGAGLLSSISELKHALSGNSRILPFDPNVTCKQECIITTFQDVYFVSDTFEEAKVKMREFAKTIKRPFSVRYNPYTQSVDVLKDTASINNVVEELRHELDIIGDALNRLNKQLGV, encoded by the exons ATGTACTCAACTAAAAGCGAGGGACCGCGCAGAGGAAGATCTTTTGACTCAATGAACCTTGGTCTGACATTGGAAGAAAAGCAACTTAACAATGAA ATGAGCAAATCTGCCTTTCCAAAGATAGAGGAGAATAAAGATAACAAAACCGTGTCTACAGAGAAGGGTCGAGCTGCTCTTGtgttttctctgaaaaatgaAGTTGGTGGACTTGTCAAGGCACTAAAACTTTTCCAG GAAAACCACGTCAACCTCGTACACATAGAGTCGAGAAAATCGAAAAGACGCAACTCAGAGTTCGAGATCTTCGTGGACTGCGACAGTAACCGCGAACAGCTGCATGAGATCATTCAGCTGCTGAGGAAACACGTGAACGTGCTCGAGATGGACGCACCGGACAACCGCTTGCCAGAAGAAAGTG AGATGGAGAACGTTCCGTGGTTCCCAAAGAAGATTTCCGATCTGGATAAATGTGCGAACCGTGTGCTGATGTATGGATCAGACCTAGATGCTGATCATCCG GGTTTCAAGGACAACGTCTATCGCAAAAGGAGAAAGTACTTTGCAGACTTGGCTATGAGCTACAAACA CGGAGATCCAATTCCTCGTATTGAGTTCACGGAAGAGGAGGTGAAAACATGGGGAGTTGTGTTCAGGGAGCTGAATAAACTCTACCCCACACATGCCTGTCGCGAGTACCTGAAGAACCTGCCATTGCTCACCAAACACTGTGATTTTCGCGAAGACAACATCCCACAGCTGGAAGATGTCTCACGCTTCCTCAAAG AGCGTACTGGCTTCACCATCAGGCCTGTGGCTGGGTATCTCTCCCCACGAGACTTCCTGGCGGGTTTGGCCTTCCGTGTGTTTCACTGTACTCAGTATGTCAGACACAGCTCTGACCCCCTCTACACACCCGAGCC AGACACATGCCATGAGCTGCTTGGACACGTTCCACTTTTGGCCGAGCCCAGTTTCGCTCAGTTCAGTCAAGAGATCGGTCTCGCATCACTGGGGGCATCTGATGACTCCATCCAGAAACTTGCCACT TGTTATTTCTTCACTGTGGAGTTTGGCCTCTGTAAGCAAGAAGGGAAGCTGAGAGCATATGGAGCCGGTCTGCTGTCCTCCATCAGTGAGCTGAAG caTGCACTCTCAGGAAACTCCAGGATCTTGCCATTTGACCCCAATGTGACATGCAAACAGGAGTGCATCATTACTACCTTTCAGGATGTCTACTTTGTTTCAGACACCTTTGAGGAAGCAAAAGTCAAAATGAG GGAGTTTGCAAAGACCATCAAGCGGCCATTCTCAGTACGCTACAATCCATACACACAGAGTGTGGACGTTCTGAAGGACACGGCCAGCATCAACAACGTGGTGGAGGAGCTAAGACACGAGTTGGACATCATTGGAGATGCACTTAACAGGCTAAACAAACAGTTAGGGGTCTGA
- the LOC127437503 gene encoding tryptophan 5-hydroxylase 1 isoform X2, with product MLLGIMLAGRRGRLLSLLHDKRNMMSKSAFPKIEENKDNKTVSTEKGRAALVFSLKNEVGGLVKALKLFQENHVNLVHIESRKSKRRNSEFEIFVDCDSNREQLHEIIQLLRKHVNVLEMDAPDNRLPEESEMENVPWFPKKISDLDKCANRVLMYGSDLDADHPGFKDNVYRKRRKYFADLAMSYKHGDPIPRIEFTEEEVKTWGVVFRELNKLYPTHACREYLKNLPLLTKHCDFREDNIPQLEDVSRFLKERTGFTIRPVAGYLSPRDFLAGLAFRVFHCTQYVRHSSDPLYTPEPDTCHELLGHVPLLAEPSFAQFSQEIGLASLGASDDSIQKLATCYFFTVEFGLCKQEGKLRAYGAGLLSSISELKHALSGNSRILPFDPNVTCKQECIITTFQDVYFVSDTFEEAKVKMREFAKTIKRPFSVRYNPYTQSVDVLKDTASINNVVEELRHELDIIGDALNRLNKQLGV from the exons ATGCTGTTGGGAATAATGCTGGCGGGAAGACGGGGACGATTACTCTCCCTCCTGCATGATAAAAGAAATATG ATGAGCAAATCTGCCTTTCCAAAGATAGAGGAGAATAAAGATAACAAAACCGTGTCTACAGAGAAGGGTCGAGCTGCTCTTGtgttttctctgaaaaatgaAGTTGGTGGACTTGTCAAGGCACTAAAACTTTTCCAG GAAAACCACGTCAACCTCGTACACATAGAGTCGAGAAAATCGAAAAGACGCAACTCAGAGTTCGAGATCTTCGTGGACTGCGACAGTAACCGCGAACAGCTGCATGAGATCATTCAGCTGCTGAGGAAACACGTGAACGTGCTCGAGATGGACGCACCGGACAACCGCTTGCCAGAAGAAAGTG AGATGGAGAACGTTCCGTGGTTCCCAAAGAAGATTTCCGATCTGGATAAATGTGCGAACCGTGTGCTGATGTATGGATCAGACCTAGATGCTGATCATCCG GGTTTCAAGGACAACGTCTATCGCAAAAGGAGAAAGTACTTTGCAGACTTGGCTATGAGCTACAAACA CGGAGATCCAATTCCTCGTATTGAGTTCACGGAAGAGGAGGTGAAAACATGGGGAGTTGTGTTCAGGGAGCTGAATAAACTCTACCCCACACATGCCTGTCGCGAGTACCTGAAGAACCTGCCATTGCTCACCAAACACTGTGATTTTCGCGAAGACAACATCCCACAGCTGGAAGATGTCTCACGCTTCCTCAAAG AGCGTACTGGCTTCACCATCAGGCCTGTGGCTGGGTATCTCTCCCCACGAGACTTCCTGGCGGGTTTGGCCTTCCGTGTGTTTCACTGTACTCAGTATGTCAGACACAGCTCTGACCCCCTCTACACACCCGAGCC AGACACATGCCATGAGCTGCTTGGACACGTTCCACTTTTGGCCGAGCCCAGTTTCGCTCAGTTCAGTCAAGAGATCGGTCTCGCATCACTGGGGGCATCTGATGACTCCATCCAGAAACTTGCCACT TGTTATTTCTTCACTGTGGAGTTTGGCCTCTGTAAGCAAGAAGGGAAGCTGAGAGCATATGGAGCCGGTCTGCTGTCCTCCATCAGTGAGCTGAAG caTGCACTCTCAGGAAACTCCAGGATCTTGCCATTTGACCCCAATGTGACATGCAAACAGGAGTGCATCATTACTACCTTTCAGGATGTCTACTTTGTTTCAGACACCTTTGAGGAAGCAAAAGTCAAAATGAG GGAGTTTGCAAAGACCATCAAGCGGCCATTCTCAGTACGCTACAATCCATACACACAGAGTGTGGACGTTCTGAAGGACACGGCCAGCATCAACAACGTGGTGGAGGAGCTAAGACACGAGTTGGACATCATTGGAGATGCACTTAACAGGCTAAACAAACAGTTAGGGGTCTGA